In a single window of the Pseudomonadota bacterium genome:
- a CDS encoding YkgJ family cysteine cluster protein has product MSVVTKLSLTDNLPLTCSRSGICCHGKTVRLNPSELACLAKAKGLTPRTFRDRYCDFGGIQLRFDGAPGWKQQPACSQYVSGFGCSVHLGRPLACRLYPLGRQRQGEKLHYIYQGSDLPCMEGCPEVLDLPQLSVAAYIEGQATKRFEVAQDEYLELMQNLADIAFALLLESGLAESGDRKTLRLWREMGSEEPEQLQNRLDPEWLDLLMLPELTDGLNDPIAFSRQHHDLLLLNAQESFSTLDNLTDCCKASELLMGLALHLGRGLGANPTELAEHWIKTAKEHGALD; this is encoded by the coding sequence ATGTCGGTCGTGACCAAACTCTCCCTTACTGATAATCTGCCACTTACCTGTTCACGTTCAGGCATCTGCTGTCATGGCAAAACTGTCAGGCTGAACCCGTCGGAACTAGCGTGTCTGGCTAAAGCAAAAGGACTGACCCCGAGGACGTTTCGTGATCGTTACTGCGATTTTGGTGGCATCCAATTGCGTTTTGATGGTGCACCCGGCTGGAAACAGCAGCCGGCGTGCAGCCAGTACGTATCTGGCTTTGGATGCAGCGTGCATTTGGGGCGCCCGCTGGCCTGCCGGTTATATCCTCTTGGCCGCCAAAGGCAGGGCGAGAAACTGCACTACATTTACCAAGGGAGTGATTTGCCCTGTATGGAAGGGTGTCCGGAAGTTTTAGATTTACCTCAATTGAGTGTCGCCGCCTACATTGAAGGACAGGCCACAAAGCGCTTCGAAGTTGCTCAGGATGAATATCTCGAACTGATGCAAAATTTAGCTGATATCGCTTTCGCCCTTCTGCTGGAAAGTGGTTTGGCCGAATCGGGTGACCGGAAGACATTGCGTCTTTGGCGAGAGATGGGTAGTGAAGAGCCCGAGCAATTGCAGAACCGGCTTGATCCGGAGTGGCTCGACCTGCTGATGCTCCCTGAGTTAACGGATGGCTTAAATGATCCCATAGCTTTTTCTCGCCAGCATCACGATCTACTTCTATTGAATGCTCAAGAATCATTTAGCACACTGGACAATCTCACCGATTGCTGCAAGGCATCAGAATTATTGATGGGACTGGCGCTGCACCTTGGCCGTGGTCTGGGCGCAAATCCTACCGAACTGGCCGAACACTGGATCAAGACTGCAAAAG
- a CDS encoding VOC family protein: MKISRVTILTLGVGDLGKATDFYKAVLGTPPKISDEITFIELPGTWIALYPFEKLAEDISPDVAVTRSGFNGVTLAHNARSKDEVFEIIRRAETAGASIIKEPQDTFWGGFSGYFSDLDGYYWEVAWGPMFEFTENGEMKFKGNS, translated from the coding sequence ATGAAAATTTCAAGAGTAACAATTTTAACGCTTGGCGTAGGGGATTTAGGCAAAGCTACAGACTTTTATAAAGCTGTACTTGGTACACCTCCCAAAATATCGGATGAGATTACTTTTATTGAGCTGCCCGGCACCTGGATTGCCCTCTATCCTTTTGAAAAACTCGCAGAAGATATTTCGCCCGATGTTGCTGTAACTCGTAGCGGGTTTAATGGAGTCACACTTGCTCACAACGCCCGTAGCAAGGATGAGGTTTTTGAAATTATAAGACGTGCGGAAACGGCTGGTGCCAGTATTATTAAAGAACCGCAAGATACTTTCTGGGGCGGCTTCAGTGGATACTTCTCTGATCTTGATGGTTATTACTGGGAAGTAGCTTGGGGGCCAATGTTTGAGTTCACAGAGAATGGTGAAATGAAATTCAAAGGAAACTCTTAA